From Phalacrocorax carbo chromosome 8, bPhaCar2.1, whole genome shotgun sequence, a single genomic window includes:
- the LRRTM2 gene encoding leucine-rich repeat transmembrane neuronal protein 2, with product MGLHFKWPLGARMLAALYAMSMVLKMLPALGMACPPKCRCEKLLFYCDSQGFHSVPNTTEKGSLGLSLRHNYISELERDQFASFSQLTWLHLDHNQIATVREDSFQGLYKLKELVLSSNKIFHLPNTTFSQLLNLQNLDLSFNQLSSLHPELFYGLRKLQTLHLRSNSLRTIPVRLFWDCRSLEFLDLSTNRLRSLARNGFAGLIKLRELHLEHNQLTKINFAHFLRLSSLHTLFLQWNKISNLTCGMEWTWGTLEKLDLTGNEIKAIDLTVFETMPNLKTLLMDNNKLTTLDSKILSSLTSLTTVGLSSNLWECSPKICALATWLSGFQGRWEHSILCHSPDHTQGEDILDAVYGFQLCWNLSTIVTPVATTYIVPTTEYTKRISSSHFHMGDKEIPTTAGMVVTTEEHFPEPNNAIFTQRVITGTMALLFSFFFIIFIVFISRKCCPPTLRRIRQCSMIQNHRQLRSQTRLHMANISDQGPYNEYEPTHEGPFIIINGYGQCKCQQLPYKECEV from the exons ATGG GCTTACATTTCAAGTGGCCATTAGGGGCTCGTATGCTGGCAGCACTATATGCAATGAGTatggttttaaaaatgctgcCTGCCTTGGGCATGGCTTGTCCACCAAAATGTCGCTGTGAGAAGCTGCTCTTTTACTGTGACTCTCAGGGGTTTCACTCAGTGccaaacaccactgaaaagggCTCGCTAGGTTTGTCACTGAGGCACAATTATATTTCTGAACTTGAAAGGGATCAATTTGCAAGCTTCAGTCAACTTACTTGGCTTCACTTAGATCATAATCAAATTGCAACAGTCAGAGAAGATTCTTTTCAAGGACTGTATAAACTTAAGGAATTAGTCTTAAGTTCCAACAAAATCTTTCATTTGCCAAACACAACTTTTAGCCAGCTGCTTAACCTGCAGAATTTGGACCTCTCTTTTAATCAGTTATCCTCTCTGCACCCCGAGCTCTTCTACGGCCTTCGCAAGCTACAGACCTTGCACTTGCGATCCAACTCCCTGCGGACCATCCCAGTCCGCCTGTTCTGGGACTGTCGTAGCCTGGAGTTCCTGGATTTGAGTACAAACCGCTTACGAAGTTTGGCTCGCAATGGATTTGCGGGATTAATCAAGCTGAGGGAGCTTCACCTAGAGCACAACCAGCTGACAAAGATTAATTTTGCTCACTTCCTCCGGCTGAGCAGCCTGCACACGCTCTTCTTGCAGTGGAACAAAATCAGCAACTTGACATGTGGGATGGAGTGGACCTGGGGCACCTTAGAAAAGCTCGATTTGACTGGAAACGAAATCAAAGCCATCGACCTAACCGTCTTTGAAACTATGCCTAACCTTAAAACCCTCCTAATGGATAACAACAAGCTCACCACTCTGGATTCCAAGATCCTAAGTTCTCTGACATCCCTCACCACTGTGGGCCTCTCCAGCAATCTGTGGGAATGCAGCCCAAAGATCTGCGCCTTGGCCACATGGTTGAGTGGCTTCCAAGGTCGGTGGGAGCACTCCATCCTCTGCCACAGCCCCGACCACACCCAGGGAGAGGATATTCTGGATGCAGTGTAtggttttcagctttgctgGAATTTATCGACTATTGTTACGCCTGTGGCTACGACTTACATAGTTCCAACTACTGAGTACACAAAAAGAATAAGCTCTTCTCATTTCCATATGGGAGACAAAGAGATACCAACTACAGCAGGCATGGTCGTTACCACCGAAGAACATTTCCCTGAGCCAAACAATGCCATCTTCACTCAGAGGGTAATTACAGGAACAATGgctttattgttttctttcttttttatcatttttatagTGTTCATCTCCAGGAAGTGCTGCCCTCCCACATTAAGAAGAATTAGGCAGTGCTCAATGATTCAAAACCACAGGCAGCTCCGATCCCAAACACGGTTGCACATGGCAAATATATCAGACCAAGGACCCTATAACGAATATGAACCCACCCACGAAGGACCCTTCATCATCATTAATGGCTATGGACAGTGCAAGTGTCAGCAGCTGCCGTATAAAGAATGTGAAGTATAA